TTCCGATTGGGAGGACATCAAGCGGCTGCACACCCGGGACCGCGTGGCGCGGACACCCAAGGAGGCCGTCGTCATGGCCGTGAATGCCGGTGTCGACATGAGCATGGTGCCTTTCGACTTCAGCTTCTATGACCTGTTGCTGCAGGCCGTGAAAGAGGGCCTGGTTTCCAGAGCGCGGATTGATGATGCCGTGCAGCGCATCCTGAAGGTGAAGCTGGATCTGGGCCTGTTCGAGAAACCCTATCCGGATCCCGCAATGAAAGCCCGCTTCGGGCGTCCGGAATACGCGGAGGCCAACCTCCGCGCCTCCCGCGAAGCCATCACCTTGCTGAAGAACGAGCGGGCGGCGCTGCCTTTGCCGAAGGGCTCCAAGCTCCTGGTTGCGGGGCCCACAGCCAACCTTCGCAGCGTGCTGAATGGCGGCTGGAGCCTCACCTGGCAAGGGGATGCCGAGGAACTGTACCCCAAGGATAAACCCACGGTCCTGGAGGCGCTCAAGGCCACCTACGGCGAGGCCAATGTGGCCTACGTGCCCGGGGCCACCTTCGACCAAGTCCTGGATGTGAACGCCGCCATGGAAGCCGCAAAAGGGGTGGATGCCATCGTGCTCTGCCTGGGCGAGAAGACCTACTGCGAGACACCGGGCAACATCGATGACCTGAGCCTGGATCCCGCTCAGGTGCATCTGGCCATGGCCTTGGCAAAGGCCGGAAAGCCCTTGATTCTGGTGCTGCTGGAAGGCCGCCCTCGCACCCTCAACCCCATTGTGGGAAGTGCCGCGGGCATCGTGCTGGGCTACCTTCCAGGCCTGGAAGGGGGCCGGGCCATCGCAGATGTCTTGAGTGGCGCCGTGAACCCCAGCGGACGCCTGCCCTTCACCTATCCGCGTTTCCCCAACGCCATCACCCCCTACGACCACAAGCCTCTGGAGGTGTTCGACGTCAACACGTTCAACCCCCAGTGGCCTTTCGGATTCGGCCTTTCCTACACAACGTTTGCCTACTCGGATCTGAGTGTGGACAGGTCCATCCTGGGCCGGAAGGATCGGCTTTCGGTGAGCGTGAAGGTGACCAACTCAGGCCGCCGGGAAGGCATGGAGACCGTGCAGCTCTACGTCCAGGATGAGTATGGCCAGGTGAGTCGGCCCGTGCGCATGCTGAAGGGGTTCCAGAAAGTGGTTCTGGCTCCCGGTGAATCCAAGGTGGTGCACTTCACCCTGGGGGCCCGGGACCTGAGCTTCATCGGCCGGGCCAACACGCGGATTGTGGAACCGGGCACCTACAAGCTGTGGGTGGGCGACCTCAAGGGCGCGTTCGAACTGAAGTGAGATGAGGATTTTCATGGATTTGCAACGGGACCCACGCATCGTCCTGACCCTTGACGCTGGAGGGACGAACTTCGTCTTTTCCGCCATGCAGGGAGGGCGGGAGATCATCGAACCCATCCAACGCCCCTCTTTCGCAGAGGCCCTTCCAGCCTGCCTGGCTTCCATCGTGGAGGGCTTTGAAGCCGTCAAGGCGCGGCTGGAGGCACCGCCCGTGGCCATCAGTTTCGCCTTCCCGGGGCCGGCCGATTATCCCAATGGCGTCATCGGCGACTTGAACAACCTGCCAGCCTTCCGGGGTGGCGTTCCCCTCGGCCCCATGCTGCAGGCGCACTTCGGTGTTCCCGCCTTCATCAACAACGACGGCAACCTCTTCGCCTATGGCGAGGCGCTGGCCGGGCTGCTGCCTGAGGTCAATGCCAAACTCGCGGCAGCGGGCCTCAGCAAGCGGTTCAAGAACCTCTTCGGGGTGACGCTTGGCACGGGGTTCGGCGGAGGCTTGGTGGTGGACGGGCGGCTGTTTCTGGGTGACAACGCCGCGGGGGCGGAGATCTGGTGCATGCGGAACAAGCTGGATCCCGGCTGCCCCGCCGAGGAGGGCGTGAGCATCCGCGCCGTGCGGTCGGCCTATGCGGAGGCCGCGGGCCTCCCGCTGGAGGCCGCCCCCGATCCCAAGACCATCTTCCACATTGCCGAGGGCCTGGCCGAGGGTCACCGAGCAGCCGCCCGCGAGGCCTTCTGGCGCCTGGGGGAAGTGGCGGGGGATACCCTGGCCAACATCAGCGCGGTGGTGGACAGCCTGGTGGTGGTGGGCGGTGGCCTCTCCGGCGCCGCGTCCTTCATCCTGCCGCCCCTGGTGCAGGAGATGAACGGCACCCTGCGGGCCAAGGCCGGCGGCACCTTCCCCCGCCTGGAGGTGCAGGCCTTCAACCTGGAGGACCCCGAGCACCTGGCCCGCTTCGTGAAGGGGCAGGAGGTGCAGCTGCCTGTGCCGGGCACCGACCGCACGGCCACCTACGATGCCCTGAAGCGCATAGGGGTGGGCGTCACCCGCCTGGGCACCAGCCGCGCCACGTCGGTGGGCGCCTACGCCTTCGCCCTGCAGGCCCTCGACCGCTGAGGCCGCGGAGATTGCATCCGCCGGGGCCTGAGGCCCCGGCTGGTCAGGGGGTTCAGCCGGTCATGGGGTTGGCTGGGTGAAGGAGGTCAGGGCCTGCCGCAGGGGCACGGGGCCCTTGGCTGCCCTCGCGTAGGGGGCGGGCCAGGGCACTTCGGCACCGAGGACCTGGGCGGCGCGCAGGGGCCAACGGCTGTCGCGCAGCAGTTCCCGGGCCAGCAGCACCAGGTCGGCGGATTCCTGGGCCAGGATCTGCTCGGCCTGTTCCGGATCGGTGATGAGGCCCACGGCGCCCGTGGGCAGGCCCGCCTCGGCGCGGATGCGCGCAGCGAAGGGCACCTGGTAGCCGGGGCCCAAGGGGATCTCGGCCCGCGGGACCAGCCCGCCGGAGCTGCAATCCACCAGATCGACGCCCAGGCCCTTCAGCGCCTTGGCCAGCTCGATGGATTGCTCCAGGTTCCAGCCGCCCTCGCTCCAGTCGGTGGCGGACAGGCGCACGAAGAGGGGCAGTCGCTCAGGCCAGACGCCGCGCACGGCCTCGGTGACCTCCTTCAGCAGGCGGGTGCGGTTCTCGAAGCTGCCGCCGTAGCGATCCTCGCGGCGGTTCGACAGGGGCGACAGGAACTGGTGCAGCAGGTAGCCGTGGGCGGCGTGGATTTCCGCCACGAGGAAGCCCGCGTCCAGGGAGCGGCGCGCCGCATCGGCGAAGGCCCGGATCACACCCTGAAGGCCCGCCTCATCAAGGACCGTGGGCACGGCCCAGGTGGCGTCGAAGGGCAGGGCGCTGGGCCCCACGGGCGTCCAGCCGCCCGCGCTGACCGGGATGCTGCCGCCGCTGCCCTTCCAGGGCGCGGGCGTGGAGGCCTTGCGCCCGGCGTGGGCCAGCTGGATGCCGGAGACGGCGCCCTGGGCGTGCATGAAGCGCACGATGCGGGCCAGGGCTTCGGCCTGGGCGCCGTTCCAGATGCCGAGATCATCGGCGGTGATGCGGCCCTCGGGCAGCACGGCCGCGGCCTCGGCGATCACCAGCCCCGCGCCGCCCTGGGCCAGGCCGCCGTAGTGCACCAGGTGCCAGTCGGTGGGTAGGCCTTCCACGGACGAATACTGGCACATGGGTGAGACGGCGATGCGGTTGGGCAGTGTGAGGCCGCGCAGGGTGAGGGGTTGGAAGAGGCGGGACATGGCATTCTCCAGAATCATCGAGCGTACAGGAAACGGGAGGGATCCGCAGATCCCTCCCGTGTTTCCAGGGTGTGACTACTTGGCCAACGCCTTCTTCACTTCCACTTCCAGCTGGCCGGGCTTCACTTCGGCCAGATCATAGGTGGCGCGCAGCATGGGCTTGTTCACCTTCAGCACGCGGGTGATGTCGATGGGCGTGGCGGAGAGCACCACGTCGCAGGGCGTGGCTTCGATGGTGTTTTCCAGATCCTTGATCTGGGCCTCGCCGTAGCCCATGGCGGGCAGGATGCCCTGGGCGTTGGGGTACTTCCGGTAGGTGGCGGCGATGGACGCCACGGCATAGGGCATGGGGTCGACGATGCGGCCCGCGCCGCAGTTCTTCGCGGCCACCACACCGGCGCCATAGGTCATGGAACCGTGGGTGAGGGTGGGGCCGTCCTCGATCACCAGCACGCTCTTGCCCTTGACCATCTCGGGCTTGGTGCAGGTGACGGGGCTGTTGGCGCGGATGACCACAGCCTTGGGGTTGAGCTTGGCCGCGGCGGCCTCGATGCCCTTGATGTCCAGCTCCTTGGCCGAGTCGCACTTGTTGATGACGATGACATCGGCGCGGCGGAAGTTGGCCTCGCCGGGATGGTAGATGGACTCATGGCCGGGCCGCAGGGGATCGGCGATCACAATGTGCAGATCGCAGGTGTAGAAGGGCAGGTCGTTGTTGCCGCCGTCCCACAGGATGACGTCTGCTTCCTTCTCGGCGCTCCGGATGATCTGCTCGTAGTCCACGCCGGAGTAGATGACGAAGCCATTGTCGATGTGCGGCTCGTACTCCTCGCGCTCCTCGATGGTGCACTTGTGCAGATCGAGATCGGAATAGGCGGCGAAGCGCTGACAGGCCTGGGCGGCCAGATCGCCGTAGGGCATGGGGTGGCGGATGGCGACCACCTTCTTGCCCAGGCTCTTGAGGATGTTGCTGATGTAGCGGGTGGTCTGGCTCTTGCCGGCGCCGGTGCGGACGGCGGTGATGGCGATGACCGGCACCTTGGACTTGATCATGGTCTTGTCCGCGCCCAGCAGTTCAAAGTCCACGCCATGCGCGATGCAGAGGCTCGCCAGGTGCATGACCGTCTCATGGGTCACGTCGGAATAGGAGAACACTGCCACGTCGGGCTTCTCACGCTTGATGACGTCCACCAGCTCGGACTCATCGAAAATGGGAATGCCCTGGGGGTAGAGCTTTCCGGCCAGCACAGCAGGGTATTTGCGCCCGGCGATGTCTGGGATCTGGGTGGCGGTGAAGGCCACCACCTGGTAGTCCGGGTTGTCCCGGTACACCGTATTGAAGTTGTGGAAGTCGCGTCCCGCGGCTCCCAGGATCACCACGCGTCGTGTCGCCATGACACATAACCTTTCGGTCCAGCGGAGGGCCGACACGCTCGTTGGTGGCAGTCCTGGCCCAGCCGCGACCCAGGGAGGATAGCCGCCTTCCAGGGAGGATGAACATGGGAATGTGGCTTGAATCACAGGTAGGGGGAGCGTCTATGCTTTTCCCATGCCCATTCCAGCCGCTGTCCCCGCCTTTTTCCGCCGCTGGCGGCGTGTCCTCCTTGTCCTGACAGCCCTCTACGGGCTTTGGCTGCTGGTGGGTTTCTTCGTGATTCCCCGGATCATTCGCGGCCGGGCCGAGCAGTTCGCCACGGAGTTCCTTCACCGCAAGGTCACCCTGCAGAAGGTCCGCTTCAACCCCATCCTGTTCACCGCACGCCTCGAGGGGCTGCGGGTGCCCAACCGTGACGGCAGCGAGTGGATCACCCTGCGCCGGCTCTTTCTGGATTACCGCCTGCACCGCCTCATCAGCAAGACCATCGACTTGGCGGCGCTGGAACTGGATGGGCTCACCGTGCGGGTGGATCTGGATGCCCAGGGCCAGCCCAACTTCCAGGACCTGTTGGAGACGCCCAAAAAGGAGGAGAAGCCTGCCGAGGCGACCCCCTCATCCTGGGCCTTCGCCATCGGCCGCTTCGAGCTGAAGGAGGGCCAGCTGCACTTCACGGACCGCAGCCAGGCCACGCCCTTCCGCACGGCCCTGGGGCCCGTGAATTTGCGCGTGGACGGGATCCGCACCGAGGTGGGCCAGCACAGCGGCTTCGCCTTCGAGGCCTGGACCGAGGCGCGGGAGCATCTGGCCTTCAAGGGCGATCTCACCCTGCAGCCGCTGGCTTCCAAGGGCAGCCTGCTGGTGGAGAATCTCTCCCTGCCCAAGTACCGGCCCTACGAACAGGAGCAGGTCTCCAGCGAGATCCGCAGCGGCACCGCTTCCCTCCACGCCCAGTACCGCTTCGAGTGGGGCGAGAAGCGCCATGTGGTGGAAGTCTCGGAGCTGGACTTCTCCCTGAGGGATGTGAAGGTGGCCGAGCGCGGCGTCGTCGAGCCCGCCATCGAGGTGCCGAGCCTGGATGTGCGCCAGGGCCGGATGGACCTTCTGAAGCCCTCAGTCGAGGTGGGTTCCATTACGGCCGATCTGGGTGTGCTGCGCCTGCAGAAGGCCAAGGAGGGCGGCCTGAATCTGGCGCGCCTCTTCGCACCCACCAAACCCAAGGAGAAGAAAGCCGACGAAAAGCCCGTTCAACTGCTCGTGAAGGACATCGCCCTGCGCGGCTTCCGGGTGGGCTGGGAGGATCTGAGCCTCGCGCGGCCCCTGAAGGTGGAAGCCCGGGACCTGAACCTGCACTGGCAGGATCTTTCACTGGATCCCGCGGCCAAGGGGCAGGCTTCCCTGGATCTGAAAGTGGAGAACGGATCGCTCAAAGTGGCGGGCAGCCTGGCGCCCCTGAATGCCACGGGCGATTTGACCGTGAAGGCCGAGGGGTTTGATCTGGGCACCTGGGACCCCTACCTGGACTCGGCCCTGGATCTGCGCATCGCCTCGGGCAAGCTGGGCCTGGATGGCCGCGTGCGCTTCGCCTTCGAAGGCCGCACCAGCGACGGCATTACGTACCTGGGCGGCGCTTCCGTGCAGGGCCTGGAGGTGCGGGACGCCAAGCTGAACGAGCCCTTCCTGCGCTGGAAGCAGCTGGCCATCAACGGGGCCGACCT
This sequence is a window from Geothrix sp. PMB-07. Protein-coding genes within it:
- a CDS encoding glycoside hydrolase family 3 N-terminal domain-containing protein — encoded protein: MKAIALFGLALSLAAGQPDHAARVRQLLRTMTLEEKVGQMTQVTLEAVLQSPSATGVRELDPARLEDALVKHHVGSILNVGPEGALTVDQWHGILTQIQDAALKRTRARIPVIYGIDAIHGATYTRGATLFPQAIAMAATWNPALVKRGGEITAAEVRASGIAWNFNPVLDIGRQPLWPRFWETLGEDTWLASALGRSYIEGLQGQAIGAPDKVAACLKHYVGYSYPLNGKDRTPAWITERALREWFLPTFEAGVAAGAPTVMVNSGEIDGIPGHANKHLLTEVLKGEMKFKGFVVSDWEDIKRLHTRDRVARTPKEAVVMAVNAGVDMSMVPFDFSFYDLLLQAVKEGLVSRARIDDAVQRILKVKLDLGLFEKPYPDPAMKARFGRPEYAEANLRASREAITLLKNERAALPLPKGSKLLVAGPTANLRSVLNGGWSLTWQGDAEELYPKDKPTVLEALKATYGEANVAYVPGATFDQVLDVNAAMEAAKGVDAIVLCLGEKTYCETPGNIDDLSLDPAQVHLAMALAKAGKPLILVLLEGRPRTLNPIVGSAAGIVLGYLPGLEGGRAIADVLSGAVNPSGRLPFTYPRFPNAITPYDHKPLEVFDVNTFNPQWPFGFGLSYTTFAYSDLSVDRSILGRKDRLSVSVKVTNSGRREGMETVQLYVQDEYGQVSRPVRMLKGFQKVVLAPGESKVVHFTLGARDLSFIGRANTRIVEPGTYKLWVGDLKGAFELK
- a CDS encoding ROK family protein — encoded protein: MDLQRDPRIVLTLDAGGTNFVFSAMQGGREIIEPIQRPSFAEALPACLASIVEGFEAVKARLEAPPVAISFAFPGPADYPNGVIGDLNNLPAFRGGVPLGPMLQAHFGVPAFINNDGNLFAYGEALAGLLPEVNAKLAAAGLSKRFKNLFGVTLGTGFGGGLVVDGRLFLGDNAAGAEIWCMRNKLDPGCPAEEGVSIRAVRSAYAEAAGLPLEAAPDPKTIFHIAEGLAEGHRAAAREAFWRLGEVAGDTLANISAVVDSLVVVGGGLSGAASFILPPLVQEMNGTLRAKAGGTFPRLEVQAFNLEDPEHLARFVKGQEVQLPVPGTDRTATYDALKRIGVGVTRLGTSRATSVGAYAFALQALDR
- a CDS encoding DUF748 domain-containing protein produces the protein MPIPAAVPAFFRRWRRVLLVLTALYGLWLLVGFFVIPRIIRGRAEQFATEFLHRKVTLQKVRFNPILFTARLEGLRVPNRDGSEWITLRRLFLDYRLHRLISKTIDLAALELDGLTVRVDLDAQGQPNFQDLLETPKKEEKPAEATPSSWAFAIGRFELKEGQLHFTDRSQATPFRTALGPVNLRVDGIRTEVGQHSGFAFEAWTEAREHLAFKGDLTLQPLASKGSLLVENLSLPKYRPYEQEQVSSEIRSGTASLHAQYRFEWGEKRHVVEVSELDFSLRDVKVAERGVVEPAIEVPSLDVRQGRMDLLKPSVEVGSITADLGVLRLQKAKEGGLNLARLFAPTKPKEKKADEKPVQLLVKDIALRGFRVGWEDLSLARPLKVEARDLNLHWQDLSLDPAAKGQASLDLKVENGSLKVAGSLAPLNATGDLTVKAEGFDLGTWDPYLDSALDLRIASGKLGLDGRVRFAFEGRTSDGITYLGGASVQGLEVRDAKLNEPFLRWKQLAINGADLRTAPLAVAIKTVDWTDIEGRLVVQPDGSTNVARALRLEQGAKAHSGANAKPAPVTASVIPATPAAAPDISIAKVGIAGGRLSFIDRSVQPNAALVLSDLEGSYLGLSSHPEAASKVLFKGKAGGLAPITISGRAMPLRNDLDTDVALRIQGADLTDFTPYTGKYLGYTVQKGKLDVDARLRIDHRKLKSENAVKLDQFFLGDKVESPEATHLPVKLGLAILRDRKGVIGFDLPVEGSLDDPDVKYGKLVWKAIFGLLGKIATSPFTAIGHLFGSDAGDPSVLTFTPGTAALDAAATAKLQGLAKALVERPALRLEAEGAVDADQDGAALRRAAFEALLRQTRRQGLGAADDTPVPATERERWVRAAFESAFPAPKPEKGAQPVPPPPLAEMEQRLLSRVTVDPAALDQLADARAKAVLGYLLNTAKADPERVFEVQTGKAKGAAVVFSLK
- a CDS encoding cyclic 2,3-diphosphoglycerate synthase produces the protein MATRRVVILGAAGRDFHNFNTVYRDNPDYQVVAFTATQIPDIAGRKYPAVLAGKLYPQGIPIFDESELVDVIKREKPDVAVFSYSDVTHETVMHLASLCIAHGVDFELLGADKTMIKSKVPVIAITAVRTGAGKSQTTRYISNILKSLGKKVVAIRHPMPYGDLAAQACQRFAAYSDLDLHKCTIEEREEYEPHIDNGFVIYSGVDYEQIIRSAEKEADVILWDGGNNDLPFYTCDLHIVIADPLRPGHESIYHPGEANFRRADVIVINKCDSAKELDIKGIEAAAAKLNPKAVVIRANSPVTCTKPEMVKGKSVLVIEDGPTLTHGSMTYGAGVVAAKNCGAGRIVDPMPYAVASIAATYRKYPNAQGILPAMGYGEAQIKDLENTIEATPCDVVLSATPIDITRVLKVNKPMLRATYDLAEVKPGQLEVEVKKALAK
- a CDS encoding NADH:flavin oxidoreductase/NADH oxidase gives rise to the protein MSRLFQPLTLRGLTLPNRIAVSPMCQYSSVEGLPTDWHLVHYGGLAQGGAGLVIAEAAAVLPEGRITADDLGIWNGAQAEALARIVRFMHAQGAVSGIQLAHAGRKASTPAPWKGSGGSIPVSAGGWTPVGPSALPFDATWAVPTVLDEAGLQGVIRAFADAARRSLDAGFLVAEIHAAHGYLLHQFLSPLSNRREDRYGGSFENRTRLLKEVTEAVRGVWPERLPLFVRLSATDWSEGGWNLEQSIELAKALKGLGVDLVDCSSGGLVPRAEIPLGPGYQVPFAARIRAEAGLPTGAVGLITDPEQAEQILAQESADLVLLARELLRDSRWPLRAAQVLGAEVPWPAPYARAAKGPVPLRQALTSFTQPTP